A stretch of DNA from Bacillus sp. NP157:
CTACATCTGTCCACCTGCAACAGGGCGTGGCCGATGGCGGGTCAGCCTTCAGGGGAGGGAAGACGGTGAGGCTGTCAGTGAGGAGGAAGCCATCCGGTTGGCAACGGGCTTGGCATTCGCGATTGAGACCGGTGGGGATTTTGCCACTGTGAAACTCGAACAACCCGATGGTCGATGGAAGACCATCCGCGAGTAGAGGTGGTCAGGACAGGTCGTCCACCAACCGGGAGGCCGCGCGGGCCAGTTCCGCGAAGGCCTGGCCGAGGTCCAGACCCGGGGGGCCTCCCGCCGGGCCAAGCGCTTCGGCAACACGGTCCGCCGCTAGGACGACATTGTTCAGGCCCGCATTGGCCGCAAGCTCTTGGACCTGGGCCAGGCAAAGCCGCGCACCATCGAAGTCGGCCTCCATGGCGGCAACGCCGAGCGCGGTGATGCCCGCATTGATGGGGTCTGCCGGGACTGTTGCGCCTGGGAACATGGACGTCCTGCTGAAAGGGAGACCCTGAGTGTAGCCCCGTCGAGTCCTCACCGCCTCATTTCCGCTGCACCAGTGTGATTTTCCCATTGGGTTCCAGACGCGCCGTGACAACCTCATGGTCGGACTCCAAGCCCGCCCCATGGAGCGCCCGGTCGAGCGCGGCATCGGGAACGTTCTGCCTTTTCATGACTTCCTTTTGCCGTTTCCCGTCCCTCACCAGAATGGCGGGGTAACCCTCCGTCATGCGGTTCAACCACGCCCACCGTGTGCACAGCCACGCCACGACCTTGTCGGTTGCAAGGATGGCCGCGACACCGATGAAGGGACCCAATACGCCTTTGTCGTCACCAATGATGGCCGTGCGCAATGCACCACCAACCAGGACAAGCACGATGACATCAAAGGCTGTCATCTCTCCGAAGGCGCGCTTGCCGGCAAGGCGCATCAGCACGAGTAAACCGATGTATGTGGCCACACCGCGAAGGGCGTAGGCGTACCAGGGCATCGAGAGTTCAAAGACATCGTTCATGGGTGCTCCTCAGGTGCCGGTCCTGGAGTTGGGCTCGTCCACCTTTTTCGACTGCGGGGAGTCTTTCTGCCTGAGGAAAATCGACAGCACGATGAGCGAGAAGACGGCCAGGAATTCAGACTGCCAGTTCTGGAAAGATTCAAACCAAAATGAGGGGTCTGCTGCGTACTGGCCGAAAGTTTCGACAGGCTGATGGTGTAGCTCAGCCGTTTCGATGGATTTTCGCCAGCTGCCCAGCAGGTGCCCACAGAAACAGAGCAAAAACAGGAACAGGAAAGCCAGTGACAGGGAGTTGGCGTATAGCCACCGATTTACACCACTCCTGAGGCACGCATCTGGCTGAAGGTGCTCGGGTGTGTCAGCCGCTTTTTCGTCTTCCTCGTCCATGGGCCGGGATTCCGCCGAGCCCTTTTGCCGAAGCCAGACGGTGAGCAGCACGTACACGCCCATTTGCAGGAATTCCGATTCCCAGTTTTCCAAGGTGGCAGACCAGAAATCCCCGCTGACCAGATAGGGCGCAAACGCAATGGAGGGCCGGCCGTGCTCGATGAGTTCGTCATTGTGGGCAGCAAAGCCGGTGACGCACTGCGCGGACCACGTGGCGAGCATCATGAGAAGAACGACGATGCTCAGGCCATTTCGATGAAAGAAGCCGTGGCGCATCATGGGCCGCGCCCACTGAGGTTGAAACAGGCCCTCACTCAGGGCGCTCCAGCTCGTCCCGCCCGAGGTCCTCGATTTTGCGTTGTTCGAATGATTCGATGAGCGGGCGCAGTTCGAACTCAAAGATGTCTTGCTCTAGTTCGGTGAGGCTGCCAAACCCCTGGTCGCGGACCTTGATGGCGACGGCATAACCGGCGTCCTCGTTGGTGAGGTATCCACTGCCGATGGCATCTCTCAGCGACTCGGTCAGCTCGTTTGCAATATGGTCGTTCCAGCCCATCGGGCACCTCCAGTGGTTTTCCGCGTTCTCTCACCCGACCGGTCAACCTTGTGAGAAACCGTAACCAACGAGGCGTGGACGGCCGGACCTTGCGGTGGGGCGTCCACACGCTTGAGCGCAATGCGGGCCAGGAGACCCCACCATGACGACGGCCAGCACGATGAGGACGAAGCGCATCACCATTGTTGAGGCCATGCCAATCCAGTGCGTGTGGATGTAATCCTCAAAGATGTTTCGAAGGCCAAGCTCCGTGTGCCACAGCATCAGCAACAAGAAGACCGCGAGCACCGTGGCATTGGCGGGATGGCCGATGCGGTGCAGGGCTGTGTCGGAATCGCTGTGGACGAGTGAGAGCACGAGGACAACAACCCACACAGAGACCGGGATGAGGGTCCACGACGTCAATGGCATCGCCATCCATACGCTTGGCCCGGAGTCTGCAGAGCCGGTGTTCCGTGCACGCTTGAGCGGGTGGCGGAAGTCGTGAGCCATGGTGATGTTCCCTGGTCGGCCGGGCCGGCGGGCAACCGGGAATGAACGCGAGGACCAGTTGCCGCCAGCTCCGCCGTGGTGTGAGCTTCCACCCCGACAGGTGACGCAGGCGCATCCTCCGGCCCCAGGAGACTCCACAGCAGGTTCACCTGTGTGGAGGTGACCGGCGACGATAGCCTGGCGACTGGTGCGGACCAGCTCTTCAGGCACCCCCACCGACACTCCGGGAAAAGACAACGCGCCGCCCAATCACAACGACCCACGCAACCACGATTCGCCCATGGCCTGGATAACGGCGCCGGCAAATGGGGGATGGGCGGCGCCCCTCCTCATTCCTTGGGGTCTTGCTGTAGCGTGCCGAGGTCAGCGCCGGTGACCGGGTCACGGGACGGGTCGGACGCGCCGCGTGCTGAAAAGGCGTCTACCGCGTCCTGCTCCTTGGCGTTCAAGGTGACCGAGGCCTGCCCGTTGCCACCGTCCACAGGAAGAGCGTCTTCGTCCGGGACGATGATTTCACTGAAGCCCTTGCCCTGACACCAGGGACCCGTGGTGTCGCCTTCGCCCCGGGACGTATTGACATAGACGTCTGTAAAGCGGGGGTCGCCAGGCAGCTTTCCGGGCGGGAAGCTCTGGTCCATGGAGTACAGCGCTTTTTCGAACGATTTTTGGTGTGCAATCTCGCGTGTCATCAAAAATCCAAGGGCTTCTTTGACACCCGGGTCGTCTGTGACGTTGATGAGACGCTCGTAAACAATTTTTGCCCGGGCTTCGGCAGCAATATTGGAGCGCAGGTCAGCAGTGGGTTCGCCGATGGAATCGACATAGGCCCCGCTGAACGGCACACCTGCCGAGTTGATGAGCGCCGGTCCACCGCCAAACAGCACCTGGGTGACGTGCGAATCGTTGCCGGCGCCTTGGAGAGACCGGAACAACTCGGCCTCCGAATCGACCGCCTCTGCCAATTTGCCCTTGGCGCCCCGGTTGAGCATGGCAACCAGTGAGCCGATGACCTCCAGGTGACTCAGTTCCTCGGTTGCGATGTCCAGCAGCATGTCTTTCCGGCCTGCATCTTCTTCAGCGAGGGCTTGGGTGAAGTAACGCATGGCGGCGGCAAGCTCGCCTTGGGGACCCCCGAATTGTTCAAGAAGAAGGTTGGCAAGGGCAGGGTTCGTTTCGCCCACCCGGACTGTGTACTGCAATCGTTTATTGTGATTGAACATGCGCTGGCTCCTCTCGTGGCTGGCCAACAGACACTGGAAGTGCGCGTGTGCATGTCTTGGTTCAAGGCCGTGATTTGAGCCTGACGCAAGTGAAATCAGGTCTGAAAAACACATTCGTGAGGTTAATGGCTGGCCCGATTCACACATGCAAGAAGCCTCGTTGATGGACGTTCGCCCAATATCTGGAGACCACGCAGAGGAAGACATTCATGGCCGAGCTTCAGGACAACCTCATTGACTGGCTGCGCGACGCCCATGCGATGGAGCAGCAAGCAGAGCACATGCTCAAGGCCCAGGCAGCGCGAATCGAGCACTACCCTCAGCTCAAGGCACGCATCGAACAGCATCTCCAGGAGACACTGGGGCAGCAAAAGCTCATCGAGGGGTGCCTCGCGCGGTATGACACGAAGCCCTCCGTGACCAAAGACGCCATGGGCAAGGTGGTGGCATTGGGTCAGGCCATCGGTGGTTCCGTCAATTCCGACGAAATCATCAAAGGGGCCATCGCCGGATACGTGTTCGAGAACCTTGAGATTGCGACTTACACCACGTTGCGTGCCGCCGCCCTGGCCCTGGGCGACACGGAAACCGTTCGAGTCGTGGATGAAATCGTTCCCCAGGAGCAGGCCATGGCGGAATGGCTGCTTGCCCATCTCCCGGAACTGACGGACGACTTCCTGGCCCGGGATGCAACCCCTCACGTTGAAGCCAAGCGCTGACCTACAGGAGACAAACAATGGCCGTCAAAACCCTCGAAGACCTCTTCATCCATGAGCTGTCGGACATCTACAGTGCAGAGAAACAGCTGACCAAAGCCCTTCCACGCCTTGCCCGGGCCTCCTCGAGTCCGGACCTTGCCGCCGCCTTTGAGTCACACCTCGAAGAGACCCAAGGGCAGGTCGAGCGGATTGATGAAATCGTCGAACTCCTCGGCATCCGGCTCAAACGCATGAAGTGCGCCGCGATGGAGGGCCTCGTCGAAGAGGGCAAGGAAGTTATTGATGAAATCGAAAAGGGCCCGTTGCGGGACGTTGCGCTCATCGGTGGCGGCAACCGGGTTGAGCACTACGAGATTGCCGGATATGGCGTCCTTATCGCCCTGGCCAACCAGCTCGGGTACACGAAGGCCGTTCCCCTTCTGCAGGCGACCCTGAAAGAAGAGAAAGCCGCCGACGAGAAGCTCACCTTGCTTGCTGAGCAGATGGGCAAGCAGAAGGCCGCCGAAAAGGCCTGACGTTTTCCTTGGGCCACAATGTGCAGCGGGCGCCCCCGGGCGCCCGTTTGCTGTCGGGTAGTCGCCCGTCATGCGACTGCGACACTTTTGGGCCCTGCACTTCACGGCGCGCGGCCTAGGGTTGGCGTTTTCCCGTCAGGAGTGCCGCTCATGAAAGCCGTCGTCTTCCACGGTCCCGGTGACATCCGTCTTGATGATGTGCCGGAACCCACCCTGCAAGCCGACACCGACGCTATCGTCCGACTGACGAGTTCAGCCATCTGCGGCACCGACCTCCACTTCATCCGGGGGACGATGAGTGGCGTGGAACCGGGCACCATTCTCGGGCACGAGGGCGTCGGTGTGGTCGAGCAACTTGGCAGTGCGGTGAGAAACCTCAAAGTCGGCGACCGCGTGGTCATCCCTTCGACCGTGGGTTGCGGCTATTGCGCCTACTGCCGGGATGGCTATTACGCCCAGTGCGACAACGCCAATCCGAATGGCCCAGGGACCGCCTTTTATGGCGGTCCGAAGGAAGGCAGCGGGTTTGACGGCATGCAGGCCGAGAAGGTCCGCGTGCCGTTTGCCAGTGTCAACCTGGTGGGATTGCCGGACGAGGTCAGCGATGACGAAGCCATCCTCCTGTCCGACATCTTCCCGACGGGCTACTTTGGTGCCGACCTTGCCGGTATCAAACCCGGGCATCTGGTTGCGGTCTTTGGCTGTGGCCCCGTGGGTCAGTTCGCCATTGCCTCCGCCAAGCTCTTCGGCGCCGGCCGCGTCTTTGCCATCGACCAGCACGAGGACCGTCTGGAGATGGCCCGCAAACAGGGCGCGGAGGTCATCAATTTCGCCAAGGAAGACCCTGTTGAGACCCTGAAAAAGCTCACAGGCGGCATCGGTGTCGATGCGGTGATTGATGCCGTCGGTGTTGATGCCGAGCATGCACACAGTGGTCCTGCGAAAAAGAGCAACACGCCCGAGACGGCCAAGGACGCGTCAGCGGAGGCCCGGGAGAAAGCCGAACACTTCCAGGCTGGGGACGGCCCGATGCAGGTGCTCCAATGGGCCGTTGACGCCGTGGCCAAGGTCGGGACCATCGCCATCATTGGTGTCTATCCGCCGTCGGACAACCACTTCCCAATTGGTGCGGCGATGAACAAGAACCTGACCTTGCGCATGGGCAACTGCAACCACCGCAAGTACGTCCCCATGCTCGTCGAGCTCGTGCGCTCAGGCCAGATTGTGCCCACGGCCATCCTCACCGAACGCGAACCCCTGAGCGATGCGATTTCCGCCTATGAGCAGTTCGACCAGCGCCTGCTTGGCTGGATAAAGGTCGAGCTCAACCCGTCCGAATAACCACCACGTGTGGCAGCCGGTGGCCTTGGGCCGCCGGTTGATTTTGCGGTCCGCCGCAGCCCCGGTTCTCCCGGGCCTTTTTTTATCCGCCAAGAAAGACCATGGCACCGAGCCCGGCGAACATGAGGGCGGCGGTGAAGCCAACAATGACCCGGTTCGACAACGGACTTGGCTGCCCTTGCATGAGCTTGGGGTTGCCCGTAATCAGCAGCAGGCCGACAAGCAGGAAGGGGGCGAGGATGCCGTTGACCACGGCTGACCAGAACAGGGTCTTGACCGGGTCGATGTCAAAAACATCGAACAACGCGCCGCCAATGGTCGCGATGATAAAAACCGCATAGAAAGACACCGCCTTTTTCAGCTTCTTGTCGAGGCCACACACCCAGTCAAAGGTTTCGGCGAACGCGTAGGCCGCCGACCCCGCCAGTGTCGGAATCGCAAGCAGCCCTGCGCCCACTAGGCCTCCGGTAAACAGCAGGAAAGCATAGTCGCCCGCCAGGGGCTGGAGGGCACTCGCGGCATCCTTGACCGTTTCGACCGTTTTACCATGCGTGTGCAAGGTAAAGGCGGCGGTGAGGATGATGAAAAACATGACCAGATTCGAAAAGAACGTTCCGGTCCAGACATCGAGTTTCCGGTCACCGAGTTCCCGTTTTGTCGCGTTGCGCCGTGAGGACAAAAGCCGCCGGCCCTTGGCTTTGTCCTCTTCCACTTCCTGACTTGCCTGCCAGAAAAAGAGGAACGGAGAGATGGTGGTGCCGAACAATGCCACCAGCGAACTCCAGCCCTCTTTGCCCTGGGGCAACGTCGGAATAAAGGTGTCGTGGGCGACCTGGGTCCATTGGGGCTTTACCAGAAAGGCGGTGACAATGTATGCGAGCAATACCATGGCAAGCCACTTCAACACGCTGGCAAGCTGGTAGTACCGCAGCCGGACGGCAAGGACACAGATGCCGATGCCGTAGACCCAAACCCACAGCAGGGCAGGTCCGGCATGGAGCATTTCCATCGCATCGCCCATGCCGCCAAGGTCGGCGGCGATGTTCAAAAGGTTGGCACCGAGAAGGGCGACTGCCGAGACACCGACAAGCCAGCGGGGAAAGCGTTCGCGCAGCGCACCGCCAAGACCCATCCCGGTAACCATGCCCACCCTGGCGCACATCATCTGCACCACGGCCATGAGGGGCCAGGTCAACAACGCGGTCCACAAGAACTGGGTGCCGAACTTCGCCCCGACGAGTGAAAACGTTGCCACTCCCGACGGGTCATCGTCGGCTGCACCTGTGGTCAAGCCCGGGCCAAGCGCGCCGAGGAATCGACGCAGGCCGGTGGGTTTGGACGTCTCGTTTGGGGCTGGTTCGGCCATGGCGTCATCCTGTTTTCCCCACCATAGGCCTCGAAAAATCAGGTCGGCGTGAGGATTCGGGACCCGGCTGCGGGCAATGCCTTTGCGCGAGAAATTGACGAAGGCGGCGATGTTTGGGCATCCATCGACTTTGGTGATTTTGTCAGTTCTGGGTGCGCCGCCGTCGACGCAGATAGATGACCTGGCCGGTGATGCCGGTGAGTAAAAGCGCGGCATTGCTCGCGATGAACACCGGGTTTTTCACGAGGATGCTGTAGACGAGATAGAGCAGGGACGCAGTCATCTGGCCGATGAACAGCCACTTGGACACTGCTTCAACCGTTCGGGCGTGCGCCTGGCGCCAGATTTGCCGGGCAATGGTCGAGAGGAGGATGAGCGAGGCCATCCAACCAAGGGGTTCCGGGCTCAGGAGATGGTCGGTCAGGGTCATGGCATCGTCCGCAAGGCAATGCCTGTGCATATCGGCCACCGTGTGTCCGGACCATCAGGGCGGTGTGTTCGGGAGCGTGCCGAAGATGGCCGTGACGATTCGGGATGCCTTCACGTCTGTGAGGACATCCCCTCTTGAGTGCGGCGCCGAGTTTGCCGATAAAGAGGCTGGCCTTGGGACAGGGGAGGGCCGCGATGATTGACGAACTGCAGCGGGTCCGGCGGAAAAACCTCCGTCTTCTTCTCAATGAACTCAAAGGAGACGGGATTCGCTGCGGAGAAGTCCGCGCCCGCCTGCTCGGCATTTCGCCCGATGAGTTTGCCCGCCTGGTCGATGGGGCGCCCATCGGTGACCGGCTGGCCCGTGACGTGGAGTGGGCGATGAACAGGCCGCGCGGCTGGCTCGACGAGGCGGCCCCGGACACCATTGCCTGAGGGACGGCGGGAGGGCTTTATCGTGCTTCTCCTGGTCCGCTGCAATGCGGCCCGTGCTTTCTCGACCACCAGGCATGGCGACCCCTCCACCGAGGCCCGACCGGAAGCCCCCTCTGCTCCTGCTGTCGCAGGCTGCGGTATCGGTAATACGTCGAACTGCCGCTTCGCATTCGGGACTCATCCCTCGACAGGCGAGGGGCAGGGCGACAGCGCCCCTTCCCAGGCAATCACGCCATCCTGACCCGCCGGCTCCGGCGTCCTCACGTCCGATGGGCAGAAATGGGGCTCCATCAGGAGCACACCATGTCCATTGACCCCAGAAACCCCGTCTTTGACCTGCGCGCCCACGAAAATCCTGGCGAGATACCCCTGCAGCCTAACCCGGGTCCCAACCAGCCGGACACGGATCCCGGCCAGCCGGAGCCGGGCTCGCGGGAATTTCCGGAAGAGCCAGGCCCGGACCAGGTGGGCGAGCAGGACCCCGATGCGGGATGGCAACGGTGAACGGATTGGGCCGTGGAGCTCGCCCATGGATGGCGCGGTAGTCTGGTACCACCCAGCGCTCGGTTGCGCTCTCATCGAGCACTGGGAGGGGCTGACCCTGGGCATGGTCGAGGGCGGTGACCTCGGTCTGTTCGACAGGGTCCGGGGAGACCTGACCTCGTCCGGGCCGACGACGTTGTGGAACGTTTCAACGGGCCACCCTGTAGCGTTTACTGTCGAGGGTGTGGCGCTGTCGGAAGACCAGGCCAATGAGCTGGTTGGGTTGCTCACGGGGTGATATGTCTTCACAGGAGAAAGCGCGCGCCTGTTTAGTCTGAGGGGTGTTGGCCGTTACAGATTCGATGACGGGGAAGGGACGATGGGAAAACCGGTTGCATGTGGCGCGTGCCGCGATGGGGATGCGTTTGGAAAGTCCATCACCATGGCCTTCCAGCCCATTGTCGATGTAACCGCCCGAACGGTCTTCGCTCATGAAGCACTTGTTCGCGGTTCCGACGGGGCCTCCGCCCAGGACGTGCTGGGGTCCGTGAGCGCTGACAACCAATACGCGTTCGACCAGGCGTGCCGCGTGCGGGCGCTCGAATGCGCCGTCGAGTCCGGGCTCCCGGCCTTGCTTTCAATCAACTTCATGCCGAATGCCGTCTACAACCCCGACCACTGCCTGAGGGCAACCCTTGCAGCTGCTGAGCGCGTCGGCTGGCCGTTGTCCAATATCATCTTTGAAGTCACCGAGCACGAGGCGATTACCGAACCCGCGCATCTGCTCAACATCCTGCGCACTTACCGCGCACGCGGCTTTTTGACCGCCATCGACGACTTTGGCGCCGGCTATGCGGGTTTGAACCTGTTGGCGGACTTCCAGCCCGACCTGCTCAAGCTCGATATCGGGCTCATCCGTGGCATCGATGGCGACCGGACCCGCCAGCGCATCGTCGCCCACATGACAAGGCTCTGCGCAGACCTCGGTGTGCGTGTCATCGGCGAAGGGGTGGAAACATCCGGGGAGTCGACTGCCCTCTTGGATATAGGCGTGGTGCTCCAACAGGGCTACCACTTTGCCCGCCCCTCGACCGGTCCCGCCGTCGTTCCTGAGTTCCATCGCTGAGTTTGTCCGAGCGTAACCGCGCCATCCGGAAGCCGGGTGAACCGCATGTGTTCGGCAGGGGAGGGCCCTGCGACATAGGTATGTGACGACTCACAGGGAAGGTCCCTGGGGTTCACGGCAATCCGGCAACCCTAAGCGTCCACTCGTACCGGGTTTTCCCATGTCGGTTCAAGACGTCACTGATGTTTTCTCCGCTCACCTGGCCAGCCAGCACTTCCCCTGCCTTGCAGCAAAGACCGCTCATGCCAGGGACCAGGTTACCCATGTTGAGGCGTGTGATATCCGTTGCGGCAAAGATGACCGCATCCTCGCCGAGGCCATCGAGGCCTTTGCAACGCGTCGAAAACCCGACCATGTCTTCCACAGTCTCGTCGTGCATTTCCCCCGGTCACCGATGCTCACCGAAATTGAGTTCGAGCAGCATTTGTTTGCCCGGCTGCAAGGCATCCATGAGGCCGACCGGGCCCGTTTTGCATGGGATAACACGGTCAGCCCTGACCCCAAGTCGGACCAGTTTTCGATGAGCGTGGGCGGCAAGAGTTTCTATGTCATCGGCCTGCACCCGGGCGCGAGCCGTGCCGCCCGGCGGCTCGCGCACCCAGCGATGGTGTTCAACCTCCACGCACAGTTTGAATATCTGCGGGAGCAGGGCCGCTATGACCGTCTAAGGGAAGCCATCATCGCCCGGGACATCGAACTCAACGGGTCAGCGAATCCGATGCTTGCCGTCCATGGACAGAGCTCCGAAGCGTTGCAATACAGCGGGCGGCACATTGAGGGAAACTGGGAGTGCCCGTTCAAACCCCATGGGAGCAAGCAGTGACGGAGGTGATTCAGCCACAAAGCGGCGTGGCATTCCTGTTGAAGAAAGGCCAAACGCTGACGGTCATTGACCCGGAAGGTCAGCAGGTCGCAGACCTCATCGCCTTCGGTGGGGCGAACATAGGTGAGGTCCTCTCATCAGGTCGTACGCTTGATTATGCGAGCAAGATTTACCTGTCCACCGGTGATTTGCTTTACTCGAACCGCAGCAACGTCATGCTCGAAATCATGGAGGACGACGTGGGGCGGCATGACTTTCTCCTTGCCCCGTGTTCGGCTGAAATGTTCCAGAAGCTCTATGGCCACGCAGAGCCCCATCGTGGCTGCTTTGGCAATCTCCGTGCTGCGCTTGCCCCGCATGGCATCAACGGTGACCAGATTCCGACCGCTTTCAACGTCTTCATGAACGTGCCCGTCGATGGTCAAACCGGAACCTTCACCGTCGAGCCACCTTTGAGCAAGCCCGGCGACAAGACGCGGTTCAAGGCGCACATGGATTTGATTGTCGGGCTGACCGCCTGTTCAGCCGGCCTGTCGAACAACTTCAAATTCAAACCGATTCACTACCAAATCGACTGATTCGCGCGGTTGTGCTTCACCCCTTTGACCCCCGAACCAGGGTCGCGTGCGCGTTGGCGGTCAGCGGCAGAACGGCAATGAGCGCATCGTCTGAACCGTGGTACTGGTCGCGGAACAGGACGCCTGCAATCACGCCTGGGTGGCGGTCAAAAAGGCCCGGATACGTTGCAGGATTCCAATTCGGGCGCAGGCCGTCGGTGTGCATGACCAAATGGGTGCCTTCGCCAACAACGTTCCGGTAGGTGCGGAAGATTGGAGCGCCTCGCCCGGCAACACCTGGGAACGACGCGAGGCCATTGCGGCGGCCATCGTGAACCACGGTTGCGCTGATGTTGCCAAGTCCACAGAAGGACACCCGCATTTGGGCGGAATCGAACCGCGCAATGCCGGCAACCGCCCCGACAGTCCCTCCCAGCGCCGAGTGGAGAACCCGCATGTCGTCAGCGGGCTCCGAAGGTGTGAAGGTCGCGACGGCTTGAAGGGCTGCCCGGGCGGCGATATCGGCCACCGGCCCATGCCCCAGGCCATCGACGACGAACAGGGTCACTGCATCGTTGTCAGCGACCAGCGCCCATGCATCCCCGGAAAAGACGTCGCCTCCCAAAGCACATTCGACTGCGCCCAAGGGTAAGTCGGGACTCCCGCTTTCAGGCAGGACGCGGACAAGCACGCAGGTGCCCTCGCTGTCGGTCCAGCGGTCCGTGATGACGGAGGTGCCGTCCAGGATGGGCAGCGGGGCGTCAGGGACTGCGCCCGTGAGAAGGGCAGTCATCTCAATACCGCCTCCGTGAAGGGGCCGCAGGGAAACCGAGCCCGACGAATCCCCCTCACCAAACAGCTGGCGGGCAGCGGCGACAGCACCGTGCATCACAGGGCCTGCCCGGAGGCTTTCGACAGCCGTCACCAGACGGCCGGTGTCGCCTGACGTCTGCAGGGCAATGGATTGATTTTGGCGGGTGGTCGAAAAAAACATGCCGCACGTTATCCCATTCCGACGCAAAAAAAACGCGTACGGGCGTTGGGCTTGCAATCACTCCGCATCCACGATTTTTCCAATGGATAGCCTCGCGAACACCGGCATGCGGGCGGCGGCGCCGACAGGTGCATGCGTCCGTTCACACAGGTTTCCCGTTCCGTTACAGCATTGGGAGGAGCGTTGGAGCTCCCAAACGAGGACCTATGCATGAACGAGCAGACCGACACCGACAAG
This window harbors:
- a CDS encoding DUF421 domain-containing protein, with the protein product MNDVFELSMPWYAYALRGVATYIGLLVLMRLAGKRAFGEMTAFDVIVLVLVGGALRTAIIGDDKGVLGPFIGVAAILATDKVVAWLCTRWAWLNRMTEGYPAILVRDGKRQKEVMKRQNVPDAALDRALHGAGLESDHEVVTARLEPNGKITLVQRK
- the sdhD gene encoding succinate dehydrogenase, hydrophobic membrane anchor protein — protein: MAHDFRHPLKRARNTGSADSGPSVWMAMPLTSWTLIPVSVWVVVLVLSLVHSDSDTALHRIGHPANATVLAVFLLLMLWHTELGLRNIFEDYIHTHWIGMASTMVMRFVLIVLAVVMVGSPGPHCAQACGRPTARSGRPRLVGYGFSQG
- a CDS encoding manganese catalase family protein encodes the protein MFNHNKRLQYTVRVGETNPALANLLLEQFGGPQGELAAAMRYFTQALAEEDAGRKDMLLDIATEELSHLEVIGSLVAMLNRGAKGKLAEAVDSEAELFRSLQGAGNDSHVTQVLFGGGPALINSAGVPFSGAYVDSIGEPTADLRSNIAAEARAKIVYERLINVTDDPGVKEALGFLMTREIAHQKSFEKALYSMDQSFPPGKLPGDPRFTDVYVNTSRGEGDTTGPWCQGKGFSEIIVPDEDALPVDGGNGQASVTLNAKEQDAVDAFSARGASDPSRDPVTGADLGTLQQDPKE
- a CDS encoding DUF892 family protein, translated to MAELQDNLIDWLRDAHAMEQQAEHMLKAQAARIEHYPQLKARIEQHLQETLGQQKLIEGCLARYDTKPSVTKDAMGKVVALGQAIGGSVNSDEIIKGAIAGYVFENLEIATYTTLRAAALALGDTETVRVVDEIVPQEQAMAEWLLAHLPELTDDFLARDATPHVEAKR
- a CDS encoding ferritin-like domain-containing protein, giving the protein MAVKTLEDLFIHELSDIYSAEKQLTKALPRLARASSSPDLAAAFESHLEETQGQVERIDEIVELLGIRLKRMKCAAMEGLVEEGKEVIDEIEKGPLRDVALIGGGNRVEHYEIAGYGVLIALANQLGYTKAVPLLQATLKEEKAADEKLTLLAEQMGKQKAAEKA
- a CDS encoding glutathione-dependent formaldehyde dehydrogenase, producing MKAVVFHGPGDIRLDDVPEPTLQADTDAIVRLTSSAICGTDLHFIRGTMSGVEPGTILGHEGVGVVEQLGSAVRNLKVGDRVVIPSTVGCGYCAYCRDGYYAQCDNANPNGPGTAFYGGPKEGSGFDGMQAEKVRVPFASVNLVGLPDEVSDDEAILLSDIFPTGYFGADLAGIKPGHLVAVFGCGPVGQFAIASAKLFGAGRVFAIDQHEDRLEMARKQGAEVINFAKEDPVETLKKLTGGIGVDAVIDAVGVDAEHAHSGPAKKSNTPETAKDASAEAREKAEHFQAGDGPMQVLQWAVDAVAKVGTIAIIGVYPPSDNHFPIGAAMNKNLTLRMGNCNHRKYVPMLVELVRSGQIVPTAILTEREPLSDAISAYEQFDQRLLGWIKVELNPSE
- a CDS encoding divalent metal cation transporter, which translates into the protein MAEPAPNETSKPTGLRRFLGALGPGLTTGAADDDPSGVATFSLVGAKFGTQFLWTALLTWPLMAVVQMMCARVGMVTGMGLGGALRERFPRWLVGVSAVALLGANLLNIAADLGGMGDAMEMLHAGPALLWVWVYGIGICVLAVRLRYYQLASVLKWLAMVLLAYIVTAFLVKPQWTQVAHDTFIPTLPQGKEGWSSLVALFGTTISPFLFFWQASQEVEEDKAKGRRLLSSRRNATKRELGDRKLDVWTGTFFSNLVMFFIILTAAFTLHTHGKTVETVKDAASALQPLAGDYAFLLFTGGLVGAGLLAIPTLAGSAAYAFAETFDWVCGLDKKLKKAVSFYAVFIIATIGGALFDVFDIDPVKTLFWSAVVNGILAPFLLVGLLLITGNPKLMQGQPSPLSNRVIVGFTAALMFAGLGAMVFLGG
- a CDS encoding EAL domain-containing protein — translated: MAFQPIVDVTARTVFAHEALVRGSDGASAQDVLGSVSADNQYAFDQACRVRALECAVESGLPALLSINFMPNAVYNPDHCLRATLAAAERVGWPLSNIIFEVTEHEAITEPAHLLNILRTYRARGFLTAIDDFGAGYAGLNLLADFQPDLLKLDIGLIRGIDGDRTRQRIVAHMTRLCADLGVRVIGEGVETSGESTALLDIGVVLQQGYHFARPSTGPAVVPEFHR
- a CDS encoding YqcI/YcgG family protein, translated to MSVQDVTDVFSAHLASQHFPCLAAKTAHARDQVTHVEACDIRCGKDDRILAEAIEAFATRRKPDHVFHSLVVHFPRSPMLTEIEFEQHLFARLQGIHEADRARFAWDNTVSPDPKSDQFSMSVGGKSFYVIGLHPGASRAARRLAHPAMVFNLHAQFEYLREQGRYDRLREAIIARDIELNGSANPMLAVHGQSSEALQYSGRHIEGNWECPFKPHGSKQ
- a CDS encoding urea carboxylase-associated family protein — encoded protein: MTEVIQPQSGVAFLLKKGQTLTVIDPEGQQVADLIAFGGANIGEVLSSGRTLDYASKIYLSTGDLLYSNRSNVMLEIMEDDVGRHDFLLAPCSAEMFQKLYGHAEPHRGCFGNLRAALAPHGINGDQIPTAFNVFMNVPVDGQTGTFTVEPPLSKPGDKTRFKAHMDLIVGLTACSAGLSNNFKFKPIHYQID